The DNA segment TTGGACTATTACATCTACCTTTTCAAAGTATGCAGACCAGATGCATACCTTGTATGAGAATGTTTTTTATAAGAGCAAATTCAAATTTGAACATCTCAATGTTAACTTCTTTAAACTAATTGAAAATGAACTTAACAATGATGTGTCTACGTTGTTATGTTTTAATAAATCTGACGAGGTGGTCATTTTTGTGTTGCTACTTGATCAGCAGGATTCTCTCATTCCATTGTATATGGGTATTGATTATATGGAACGGAATAATGGTAATCTGTATTTTAACTGCATTTACAAGATCGTATCTGAAGCAGAACAACGGGGTAAAAAATGGGTTTTGTTTGGCCAGACAAGTTACGAACCCAAATCTCATATCGGTGCAGTATTTGAAAGACTTTACCTTGGAATCTGGATGAGAAATCCACTGCTGAATCTGATAAGCCGTCTGTTCAACAAACTATTATTTCCCAGGAAAGAACTTCCTTCCTGCCGTTGTTATTCCGATAATTTGGTACAATTAATCAAACAGCAATTAGATGCGGAAGGAATTCACTACGAACCAATAAAAACATCAAGGAAACCATAATGTCCAAATTTGACAATTATGGATTTTAATATTTAAATAGCCCTAAAAACTTAAAAAAATGGATATTTTTTGCAATTTTTATTATCTTTAGTTCATTTTTGTGATTTTATTGCAAAAGGGTAAATAGAGGTATTTTTTGTGGTAATTTCGTGTGATTATAGTTTTTTGGCACCTGTATACAAGAGAATTACATCGGTCATATCAATGGGAGGAAATGCCAGAGCACAGCGCCAGTTTCTTCCCTGGATATTACCCGAACATAAAGTGCTTAATGTAGGATGTGGCAACGTTGATGTTAACATCGAACTTGTGAGAAAATGCAACAATGTTGTAGCGATTGATATTTCACCTCAAATGATTAACTGTGCACAAGGTAAAGTGGAAAAATTACATCTTGGGCATAATGTTCGATTCCTCTGTATGGATATAATGGATTTTAGAGAAAGTGCCGAATTTGATGTGATAGTGGCAAATTTTTTCCTGAATACATTCCAATGGAAGGATTGCAAAAATGTGCTTCATCATTTGGTTAGATTACTGAAAAAAGATGGCATATTGTGCATTGCTGACGAAACAATGCCTCAAAAGATTATTCCTATAGTGGCAATAACAATATTTAGGCCTTTAGTTACATACTTTCACCATATTTTCGTAAAACATCCACTGCATCCAATTTATGATTTAGATCCGGTGCTTGCAGAAATGGGGTATCATGTCATTTATAAATGTAGGGATAAGTGTGACTATATTTTGTCGACAATTTATAAAAAATGTGAGTCTCAATGAGAGAAAATACCATGTTTTGTTGAGCGATTAATCTCAATCACATGAGGTAAATATAGCAGTGTATCACTATGATGAAAAACGGTTGGCATTTTTAGAACGCTATGGCTATCCAAACCCAATGTCGTTATCAACCATATTCCCGGAGTTTTTCCCTAATGTTTATATGAACGAAAATGGCTATTGGGCATATGTATTTCAGAGGTCATTAGTACCTTGGAGAAGAGGTATACTTTTCCTTACGGGTGATCCTATCTGTTCGAAAGAAGGATTATGTAATTTTGTCCGGACAGCTGTAAAACATCTTTCAACCGTTGGACATATTGCTGTGTTGCAGGTGCATAGACCGACGGCGCAGGCATTGGTCGAATGTAAAGTCAAAAAAATGACTGCACATCAATTTGGTGTGGAAACACAGATACCTTTACCATATCCCCTAACCGGACAAGTTGGTAGAAAGGTGAGAGAATGCATCAAACAGAATTTGTATGTTGAGGAGCTTGTCTATTCAGAGAATGATATTCATGGCGATATGGAAGCCGTGTATATACCGTTTCCATCACCAACCGTCAAAGCACACTACTCGGTAACGCGTATGACGGTAGATGACTACAATAGAGAAATATCGAAGTCATCGGTTGAAGTAATAAAAGAAAGTAATCAGTGTGAAAAATTGAGGTCTATTCTCAGAAATGTAGTCCATTCTAACTGTGAGGATAATCTGAATGAATACAAACGTAAGTTGATACGGTTTCTTGATGGAAAACTTCCTAAAAACATAATTCTTTTTGTGAATAGAGATGACCTCGCAGAGGCGGAAGAAATCTCGGCATGTGGATATTATCAGCCGACGACCTATGGATATAACCGCCACAGTTTCACTCTTAAGCAGGGAAACACAAAAGAACAGAAATTACTTTTATCCGCCGGTAAAAAGTTAATCAGTGAAACTGATGCCTTTCAAATGAGAAGGATAAGCGATGTATGGCTTTTGCAGAAAAAGAAAAAACGGGAAATTGGACCTCCATTGTTAAAACCGTATTCTGAACAGTATGAGCCGGGACGACGACTGTTTGTCGCACGAGACATCAATAATGATATAGTTGGATTTGTCGATTTTGATATTATTAATTGGGTGCATCCTGATGGTACTTTGGAGAGGAATAAGAGGGGTTATTATACCAATATGGTCAGAACAGCTCACTGGACCTCAGAAAAGGGTGATATTATATTCAAAAATGTCCGGTTTCTTATAATAGGCGCGGCAATGCAACGGTTTGCCCGTGAAGGACAATCGCATATTAATTTAGGATTAAATCCTCTATCTGAAATTGGATTAGACAAAGCGATTAATGTCAACGGTACAGAAAAAAAACTGACATCTATTGAACAATTTATGAAATGGATTTTCAATAGGAATGTGCTAAATGAAATTTCGTTCAATTACAGAAATCTTTATTTCTCCAAACAGTGTAATTGGAATAACAAAACAAATGTGTCTGTATATATGGTATATGAAGGTAATGTTCTTAATCAATACTTAACTTTGTTCCATGGATTTTTGACTACAGGTGCAATTAGTAAAGACACGGTTTATAATGCGGTTAGCCTTATGGGTGGCATTGTCAGGTATCAAAAGAACGGGAAACATGCAAAAAAGGATAACCAATGAGTAAAGTTAATATATTGTTGACAGGAGCAACAGGGTTAATCGGGCGGCATATTTTGTATGAATTAATCCGTCTTTTCAATGCTGATGCAAAGCAGGTAAAAATATTTCTTCCTATAAGAAGTGCGAACGGACAGAGCGCACAACAACGACTTAAACAACTATTCGAAAGAAAACATGTTCCTGAAGATATCAGAAACAATAAAATATCAATTCTTCATGTGATTGAAACGGATGTATCTACCAATGAATCCAGAAGAGTTCTCCAGAATAGCGTTGATAGAGTGAAAGATCTTATTGTAATTCACAGCGCTGGTACCACCAATTTGGCAACAGAAGAGAAGATGGTTGCCGACATAGTAAAAGGCATCTGTGGAATCACAAATATTATATTCGACACATTGGATAATCATATGAAAAAATTTATTTACATAAGCACTGCCTTTGTTGGCGGCGTACGGGGTGGTATAATAGATAACAACCTTCTGAATATTGATAACAGAATTTATAGAAATTTGTATGAAAAATACAAAGCGATTACTGAAAAAGAATTGGCGGACCGATGTATCAGGTCAAAAATTGAAATCCAAATTCTGCGGCCAAGTATTGTATGCGGCCGTTTGATTGATGAAAAACTGTATTATACTTCGAAATTTGATGTTTTTTATGCGTTCGCGCGATTCATGGCATTGGTTAAAAGAACTAAATATTATCTACCATTACGCATCGCTGTAAATAAGGACAGCGGACTTAATATTGTTCCTGTTGATTATGTCGCAAAAGCAGTGTGCAAACTTATATTTGATTCAGTAAAGGAAATGAACATTGTTCATTCGAATTGTCTACCGCATACCTATTATATACCGGAAATCTGCCGGATGATTGGCGTGTCCAATGTTCAATTGGTAGATTCAGTCCCTTCCGATCCGAATGATTTAGAGAAATTGTATTACAGAACGGTTGGTGCCCAGTTTACACCGTATGTAACAACTCCAAAGCATGAATTTGATATCAGACTATTGCGAAGAGTGATGAGAAATATTGAAGAACCATCGGTTTTGAAAAATTTTCCTTCGTTGCTTTCTTTTGCTATAAAGAATAATTTCAAACTTTTTTAGAAGGTGAATATGTGCTATGAAAGATAGATTTGATTATATTGTAATCGGAAGTGGAGCTGGTGGAGCTACTATTGCGAGGGAATTAACCTGCAAGGGGAAAGATGTTGCTGTAATTGAAGCTGGATTTCCACCAAATCGTCTCGGAACATTCCGTGATGGTTTTGACATATACGATCTACGCGGATTTTTAAAGACATGCCGGACATCAAAAGAGGGTATCATTTTGTGGCGGGCGATGATCGGTGGTGGTACAACGGTCGTATCTTGTGGTAATGGTATCCGCTGTCTGGAACAGGAACTATGGCAGAAAGGGATTCAATTACAAGAGGAATTGGATGAGACTGAACAGGAATTAGGTGTTGCACCGATACCTGAAAGGTTTATTTCCCACTGGACACTCAACATGGCAAAAACCGCTAACAGTATAGGTATTACTATGGTAAAAATGCCTAAAATGATCAACGAGGAAAAATGTGTAAGATGTGGAAAGTGTGTGTTTGGATGCGCCTATGGTGCCAAATGGAATGCATATCAGTATCTGGTCGAAGCTGTGAATAACGGTGCAGATGTATTCTGGGAATGCATTGCAGATAAAGTAGTTGTGGAAAATGGAAAAGAGTGTGGAGTCGTATGCAGAAGGAAAAGGGAAACATTCACAATTTTCGGGCAGAAAATCATTGTTGCAGCAGGAGGATTAGGGTCACCGGTGTTGCTTAAAAAAAGCGGTATTGAGAACGCGGGTAACAATCTTTTCATGGATCTCTTTGTTAATGTATACGGAATCGTCGATACTATGGTGGCAAGCGAACCACCAATGTCGTTGGTATGTGATGCATTTCTCAAGGAAAAAGGATTTATATTATCACCATTTGTCAATAAGCATCGTCTGGTAAGATTTAAAGAAATGGGTATGCCGGGATTGCTTATGCAAGGAAAAGGACTTGTCGGCATCATGGTTAAAACACGTGACGACAATCAGGGTACCGTGTATAAAAACGGGTTATTTTCAAAAATCATAACGCCGGAGGATCAAAAAAGATTACATGACGGCGTAGAAATGGCAAAGGGTATTTTACAACGATGTGGTGTTATACCAACATCCATCAAAATATCGAAAATCCAGGGATCGCATCCTGGAGGTACTTGCGCAATCGGATCTGTTGTTAATACAAGTCTTGAGACGTGCATACACAATTTATTTGTCTGCGACGCATCCATATTGCCGATATCTCCGGGACTTCCTCCTATTGTTACTATTATCGCATTGGGAAAGTGGTTGGCAAAAAGGATATAGAATATCTGCCCAAACTGCATTTATAGACAGAAAGATTACTTAAAAGGAAAGGTCTAAATTAACTTATGAAAACGCTTATTATTAACAGTTTTGGTTTGTTTCCAACCCATCCCCCGTATTCAACATCATATGTCTACAGCATGTTGAAATCAAAAGGGGTAGTAGTTGAACAGATTGATATGAATTTGCTGTTATGGGAAATACTGTTAAGCCGTGAGTATCTTTCTCAAAGAACATTCCGCCCTGAGATATATCTGGAATCTAAAAATCCGTTATCTCCAGAGATATCTGAAAAGATTTTTACGCTCATGAAACAAAACACCTGTGAACAGATTGAGCATGCAAAAGCAATTTTAAGATCAAAAAAAGATTTTTATTCACCAAAGCGTCTTCTGTGGGCATGCAACATCATCTTCCAATCGCAACAAGTTATCTATTATGAATACGGCACCCTTTTCTTAAGCAAGGTCATATTCTGGCCAAAATATGGTTTCAATATCAACTCTATCAGTGGAATATATGAGTTGAGTAGTGACTATCTTCATAATATGTTTATTGATATAATCGAAACGCATGTCATTCCGAAAATCGTAGATTTTTCACCATCTATCATTGGTATTGATTTTCAATTTCCCTGGGAAATTGTTGTTGCTGTTACATTAAATAGACTGATTAGAAAGCATTTGCCGAATGTTCATATCAATTTTATGGGCTATGGATTTGACGATGTGTGTTTCGCTCGAATCAAAGATAAAATGGCCATGAATGAAAAGTTATTTTTTGGTTTTGACAGTATTTTTCTTGTCCGTAATGATGAACAGCTAATGATAATGTATACAGGTGAGGATTTTTCTCCCGACAGATTACGCCGCATCAGCAGCCTGGCGTATGTGGACAAATCGACAAAAAGAATCTTCATAAATGGCCCATTCGAAGAAAGCAGAATAAATCAGGATGTTATTCCAAATTATGATGCATTAGATTTGAAAGCATATTTCACACCCGAATTAGTACTGCTTGATAAATTATCAACAAAATGCTTCTGGAGCAGATGCAGCTATTGCAGTATAAATGCATTTAAAAAATACCGACAGGAAGTGAATGTAGATAAATTTCTGTCCCGTATACGCTACTATCAACAACATTACAAATGCAGAAATTTCTTTCTTCTTGATGAAGCAGCAACTCCAGAACTAGCAAATAGTTTTTCCAAATTAGTGAAACAGGAGCGTTTGAATATCATTTGGTCACTACGGACACGCATTGATCCTGCATATGACCGAGAACTATTACTGAAAATGTACAATGCTGGTTGTCGAGAATTATGGATTGGTCTTGAGACGGTTTCACCTGTCTTGCTAAAACAAATGGATAAAACTGAGATACCTGAGGCATACGCCGATGTGGCAACCATGCTTATGCAGAATTGTCAAAACATAGGAATAGGACTTCATTTTTGTCTGATACTGGGTTTCCCAACAGAAACTGAAGATGATTACAGACAACTTTATGATTTTTTTCGAAAAAATGTTCTGTACGTAAAAAAGATTCCTTTCTTCCTAACATTTAATATTTTTAATCTGCAGATTGGAAGCCGCATATATAAACAACCTCACTTATATGGAATTTCACGGATAATTGATAATGAGGACAATTTAAACATGAGTGGGGTACCATTCGAATCAGTAAATGGCAATGATTTGTTCAACAAAAAATTCGAGGAGAAACTGAATGCCCTATCAGAGAGAATCACATCTCTTTTAGTCAGAAAGGAATCTTTGAAATTGCTGTGGTTCGCGTCTGCAGAGAGCCCCTGGGAACTCTTAATGAAATCAAATAATACTGTTGGTAACTTCTTTCTTGAAAAAGAATCCATTGTCGATAAGATTGGCCTTGTAGTCTATCGGATGGCTAAAAATTACCCTGTGCTGTTTAACCTGTTAAATTTCATTATGAACCGAAAATCAGAAGAGGTCAAAGTGCAATTATACCATTGACCTTATATAAGGAATAAAATACAAATTATGGTCTATTTTTTTTCAAATCTCGTAGCAAAATATCCAAAAATAATAATAATAATTACAGTCTTTCTGACAATTTTTTTTGGATACGGGATGAGTAAGCTTAATGTAGATAATAAGTTGATAGATGATCTGCCGGCAAATGACCCGCTAGTGCAAACACAAAAATATTTTCAAGAAATCTTCGGAAAAAAATGTTTATTGATCATTGGAATTGAAAATATACCAACAATATACAATATTTCCACACTTAAAAAGGTAAAAGATATATCTGAAGAGATAAAACAGTTGTATGGTATAATAGGAGATGAAGTAATAAGTCTCTCAACCGCTAATAATATAAAGGGTCGAGAGGGAGGAGTTGAAGTTGGTGCCTTTATGAAAGATATTCCCCATAAAGAGGAGAAATTGAATCAGCTTAAGAAATATGTTCGAGAAAACGATATGTTTTACGGCCGACTCGTTTCCAGAGATGAAACAATGACTATGATAATTGTGAGTATAGAAGACTTAAGTGGGGCAGAAAAAAATAAGGTTGTTGAACAAATTTATACTTTAACGAAAAGATTTGAGATGCCCGAAAGATTTTATTTTGGAGGTGACCCAATAGGAGAGTACGAGATGGATGTGGGGATCCAGGGGGATATCAAGAGATTAATACCATTCGCCTTCCTTCTTATTCTTGTAGGCTTTTATATTTTCTTTAGAAGACTTCGTGGCGTAATAATCCCTACCATGGTAATAATATTAAGTATTATCTGGACAATGGGGTTGATTGGGCTTTTAGGTTATAAGATTAATGTAGTTACTTCTCTAATTCCTGTAACCTTGCTTGCCATTACAAGTTCTTACGGTGTGCATTTAATACACCGTTATTTTGAGGTTACACCTCACATAAGAAATGGACACCAGGCTTCTTGTACAGCTCTCCAACGCGTAACTAAACCAATCTTGATGGCAGGGATTACTTCTGCTCTCGGAACTGTCACCTTGGTTATTTTTAAGGTTGTTTCGATAAAAGAATTTGGCATCTTCTTGAGTCTGGGAATAGTTTTTGGATTTCTCCTTATACTTACCTTTGCTCCAGCCGTTTTGACACTTCTAAGACCTCAGACTGGTAATATTGACACGAGTATCTCCGGTATCTTTGATAATCTGATGAGAAAATTTGCAAGTTTTATTATGAGAAATCAGGTGATATGTTTAGTAATCATAGGAATAATATTTTTGGTTTCACTAATTGGTATTTCTTTGATAAAGGTGGGGATAAATTACAGTAAGTTATTCCCAAAGGATCATAAGATTACCATCTCGGCAAATAAGTTTAATGAAAAAATTGGGGGATCAATTCCATTAAGTATTATGATAGAAACCCCCGAGTCGGATGGTATAAAAAAGCCAGAGATTTTAAGGAAGATGCTTGAACTTGAAAATTATGCCCAGACAATAGAAGGTGTAGGGAATACAGATTCGTTTGCCAGACTTATTAAAAGAATGAATTATGTCATGAATGGGGAGAAAAAGGAATTTGATGTTATACCCAACTCACCTGAACTTATAGCTCAATATCTTCTCCTCTATTCTATGTCAGGTAATCCTGGAGATTTTGATAATTTTGTTGACTATGAATACAGAAGGGCAAAAGTAACACTTTCTTTAACAACCTTTGACCAGGAACATGAGAAAGTAATTTTAGAAAAAATCCAAAATTATGTTAATACACATTTCCCTAAGGATGTTAAAATAGCCTACGAGGGTAGTACAATCTATTGGATAGCCGAGACTAATTATGTTGTTAAAGGGAAAATTCAGAATATAATTAGTTCTATCTTTATTGTTTTTCTTTTCTGTGTTATGTGTTATCGGTCCTTCAAACTTGGTCTTTTAAGCATTGTCCCACTCACAATTGCTACACTTTTGACTTTTGGAATGATGGGATTTTTAGGAATTCGACTAAATTTAGCTACAGCACTCATTACTTCAATCGCTGTAGGTATTGGAGTGGACTTTGCCATACATTATCTCACCATTTTTCGAGAGGAAGTCAATAAGGGTTTAAATTATCCCGAAGCAACAGTCGCCACCATGATTTCTTCGGGAAAGCCAATAGTTTTTGATATGGTTTCAAATGTGCTGGGTTTTATAGTCTTTATCTCATCGGATTTCCTACCGATACAGAATTTAGGCTGGCTTATTATTCTAACCATGGTAACTGTAGCAATTGGAACATTAATTATTCTCCCAGTATTCCTCAGCTTCGTAGATATTAAATCACTAACATATAATTTTACATTAGAAAAGGAGAGGACAATGTCATATCATAAGAAAAATATCATCCACTGGATTGTTATAAGTATAGGTTTAATATTCTGGTTTTTATTCTCTTTTAGATTAGCCTTTTCAGAGGAGCTTATTCCAAATAGAGAGATGACAGCTCGACAGATTATGCAAAAAAATGATGAAATTCAGACATCAAAGGATAGTTTCTCAGTAATTACGATGAAACTTATAAACGAGAAAGAAAAGGAGCGTATAAGAAAGATATTTTACTGTGAGAAAAAAGACAAGGATGATAACAGAAATACACTTGTAACATTTCAATTTCCAGCAGATGTAAAGGGGACAAAACTTTTAACTCTTGAGCATAAGAGTAAAGAAGATGACCAGTGGTTATACCTTCCAGCACTGCGAAAGACACGAAGAATTTCAGC comes from the bacterium genome and includes:
- a CDS encoding radical SAM protein; this encodes MKTLIINSFGLFPTHPPYSTSYVYSMLKSKGVVVEQIDMNLLLWEILLSREYLSQRTFRPEIYLESKNPLSPEISEKIFTLMKQNTCEQIEHAKAILRSKKDFYSPKRLLWACNIIFQSQQVIYYEYGTLFLSKVIFWPKYGFNINSISGIYELSSDYLHNMFIDIIETHVIPKIVDFSPSIIGIDFQFPWEIVVAVTLNRLIRKHLPNVHINFMGYGFDDVCFARIKDKMAMNEKLFFGFDSIFLVRNDEQLMIMYTGEDFSPDRLRRISSLAYVDKSTKRIFINGPFEESRINQDVIPNYDALDLKAYFTPELVLLDKLSTKCFWSRCSYCSINAFKKYRQEVNVDKFLSRIRYYQQHYKCRNFFLLDEAATPELANSFSKLVKQERLNIIWSLRTRIDPAYDRELLLKMYNAGCRELWIGLETVSPVLLKQMDKTEIPEAYADVATMLMQNCQNIGIGLHFCLILGFPTETEDDYRQLYDFFRKNVLYVKKIPFFLTFNIFNLQIGSRIYKQPHLYGISRIIDNEDNLNMSGVPFESVNGNDLFNKKFEEKLNALSERITSLLVRKESLKLLWFASAESPWELLMKSNNTVGNFFLEKESIVDKIGLVVYRMAKNYPVLFNLLNFIMNRKSEEVKVQLYH
- a CDS encoding GMC family oxidoreductase N-terminal domain-containing protein, which produces MKDRFDYIVIGSGAGGATIARELTCKGKDVAVIEAGFPPNRLGTFRDGFDIYDLRGFLKTCRTSKEGIILWRAMIGGGTTVVSCGNGIRCLEQELWQKGIQLQEELDETEQELGVAPIPERFISHWTLNMAKTANSIGITMVKMPKMINEEKCVRCGKCVFGCAYGAKWNAYQYLVEAVNNGADVFWECIADKVVVENGKECGVVCRRKRETFTIFGQKIIVAAGGLGSPVLLKKSGIENAGNNLFMDLFVNVYGIVDTMVASEPPMSLVCDAFLKEKGFILSPFVNKHRLVRFKEMGMPGLLMQGKGLVGIMVKTRDDNQGTVYKNGLFSKIITPEDQKRLHDGVEMAKGILQRCGVIPTSIKISKIQGSHPGGTCAIGSVVNTSLETCIHNLFVCDASILPISPGLPPIVTIIALGKWLAKRI
- a CDS encoding SDR family oxidoreductase, with product MSKVNILLTGATGLIGRHILYELIRLFNADAKQVKIFLPIRSANGQSAQQRLKQLFERKHVPEDIRNNKISILHVIETDVSTNESRRVLQNSVDRVKDLIVIHSAGTTNLATEEKMVADIVKGICGITNIIFDTLDNHMKKFIYISTAFVGGVRGGIIDNNLLNIDNRIYRNLYEKYKAITEKELADRCIRSKIEIQILRPSIVCGRLIDEKLYYTSKFDVFYAFARFMALVKRTKYYLPLRIAVNKDSGLNIVPVDYVAKAVCKLIFDSVKEMNIVHSNCLPHTYYIPEICRMIGVSNVQLVDSVPSDPNDLEKLYYRTVGAQFTPYVTTPKHEFDIRLLRRVMRNIEEPSVLKNFPSLLSFAIKNNFKLF
- a CDS encoding outer membrane lipoprotein-sorting protein, translated to MSKLNVDNKLIDDLPANDPLVQTQKYFQEIFGKKCLLIIGIENIPTIYNISTLKKVKDISEEIKQLYGIIGDEVISLSTANNIKGREGGVEVGAFMKDIPHKEEKLNQLKKYVRENDMFYGRLVSRDETMTMIIVSIEDLSGAEKNKVVEQIYTLTKRFEMPERFYFGGDPIGEYEMDVGIQGDIKRLIPFAFLLILVGFYIFFRRLRGVIIPTMVIILSIIWTMGLIGLLGYKINVVTSLIPVTLLAITSSYGVHLIHRYFEVTPHIRNGHQASCTALQRVTKPILMAGITSALGTVTLVIFKVVSIKEFGIFLSLGIVFGFLLILTFAPAVLTLLRPQTGNIDTSISGIFDNLMRKFASFIMRNQVICLVIIGIIFLVSLIGISLIKVGINYSKLFPKDHKITISANKFNEKIGGSIPLSIMIETPESDGIKKPEILRKMLELENYAQTIEGVGNTDSFARLIKRMNYVMNGEKKEFDVIPNSPELIAQYLLLYSMSGNPGDFDNFVDYEYRRAKVTLSLTTFDQEHEKVILEKIQNYVNTHFPKDVKIAYEGSTIYWIAETNYVVKGKIQNIISSIFIVFLFCVMCYRSFKLGLLSIVPLTIATLLTFGMMGFLGIRLNLATALITSIAVGIGVDFAIHYLTIFREEVNKGLNYPEATVATMISSGKPIVFDMVSNVLGFIVFISSDFLPIQNLGWLIILTMVTVAIGTLIILPVFLSFVDIKSLTYNFTLEKERTMSYHKKNIIHWIVISIGLIFWFLFSFRLAFSEELIPNREMTARQIMQKNDEIQTSKDSFSVITMKLINEKEKERIRKIFYCEKKDKDDNRNTLVTFQFPADVKGTKLLTLEHKSKEDDQWLYLPALRKTRRISASDKRDSFMGSDFTYEDMEQDDLNEFEYNLLGVTDINKEPSYYIECIPVGKLKKNETTYSRREFWIRKSDFVILKINYYDKKGNLLKTLIASDIKLINQKPRAHKIIMENFQRKHKTELIYEEIKLDTGLPDNLFTERELMRE
- a CDS encoding class I SAM-dependent methyltransferase, translated to MVISCDYSFLAPVYKRITSVISMGGNARAQRQFLPWILPEHKVLNVGCGNVDVNIELVRKCNNVVAIDISPQMINCAQGKVEKLHLGHNVRFLCMDIMDFRESAEFDVIVANFFLNTFQWKDCKNVLHHLVRLLKKDGILCIADETMPQKIIPIVAITIFRPLVTYFHHIFVKHPLHPIYDLDPVLAEMGYHVIYKCRDKCDYILSTIYKKCESQ